Proteins from a single region of Butyrivibrio fibrisolvens:
- a CDS encoding aminoglycoside 6-adenylyltransferase — MNCLEETQTIFADTPTKEIFDNTCNEFWWVMKTFAEYTLRKELPSAMFYLNVAIRDLLNKMLRWHIYLESGKPVDMGVLDSKFEELLEDELFALYKKTYPSADYDQIWSAFNAVATLWNKAGNMVADSCGFPYPEKTEIEMMEFIARLKEN, encoded by the coding sequence GTGAACTGCCTTGAGGAAACACAGACTATATTTGCAGATACGCCAACTAAAGAGATATTCGATAATACCTGCAATGAATTCTGGTGGGTGATGAAAACATTTGCTGAGTATACTTTGAGAAAAGAGCTTCCATCCGCAATGTTTTATCTTAATGTAGCAATCAGGGATCTTCTAAATAAAATGCTCAGATGGCATATATACCTGGAATCAGGTAAGCCTGTAGATATGGGCGTTTTAGATAGTAAGTTTGAAGAATTACTTGAGGACGAGCTTTTTGCTCTTTACAAAAAGACTTATCCGAGCGCTGACTATGATCAGATCTGGAGCGCATTTAATGCGGTGGCGACGCTTTGGAATAAAGCTGGGAATATGGTTGCAGATAGCTGCGGATTTCCATATCCGGAAAAAACAGAAATAGAAATGATGGAATTTATCGCAAGGCTTAAGGAAAATTAG
- a CDS encoding NUDIX domain-containing protein: MEYTHFVSVAGLVCNDKDEILLLKSPTRGWGYPGGMVEPGETIEEIESELKDDDL, translated from the coding sequence GTGGAATACACACATTTTGTTTCTGTAGCAGGTCTTGTATGCAATGACAAGGACGAGATCCTTTTGCTAAAAAGTCCCACTAGAGGCTGGGGATATCCCGGCGGAATGGTTGAGCCAGGTGAAACAATTGAAGAAATTGAATCTGAGCTAAAAGATGATGATTTATAA
- a CDS encoding aminoglycoside 6-adenylyltransferase, producing the protein MRTENEILDIVLDTARADDAVRAVIRTDLLPVRKYLYSYQFCFIVDDIEKYDDDKTFEICFGKRVLLYRGDKNYPEMFPGAKAHLMVFEDGITLVINTMDKATFLSRFNRENTYENVWIGDTYQKILDKDNILPEIERLEETQTIFADTPTKEIFDNTCNEFWWVMKTFAEYTLRKELPSAMFYLNVAVRDLLNKMLRWHIYLESGKPVDMGVLDSRLEALLEDELFALYKKTYPSADYDQIWSAFNAVATLWNKAGNMVADSCGFPYPEKTEIEMMEFIARLKEN; encoded by the coding sequence ATGAGAACAGAAAACGAAATACTAGATATAGTTTTAGATACAGCAAGAGCCGATGACGCCGTCAGAGCAGTCATTAGAACAGATCTTCTTCCGGTCAGGAAGTATTTATATTCGTACCAGTTTTGTTTCATCGTGGATGATATTGAAAAATACGATGATGACAAAACTTTCGAGATATGCTTTGGGAAAAGAGTCTTGCTATACAGAGGTGATAAGAACTATCCGGAGATGTTTCCAGGTGCCAAAGCTCATCTGATGGTATTTGAGGACGGAATTACTCTTGTCATTAACACCATGGACAAAGCTACATTCCTTAGCAGGTTCAACAGAGAAAATACCTATGAAAATGTTTGGATAGGTGATACTTATCAAAAGATTCTGGACAAGGATAATATACTTCCTGAAATAGAGCGCCTTGAGGAAACACAGACTATATTTGCAGATACGCCAACTAAAGAGATATTCGATAATACCTGCAATGAATTCTGGTGGGTGATGAAAACATTTGCTGAGTATACTTTGAGAAAAGAGCTTCCATCCGCAATGTTTTATCTTAACGTAGCAGTCAGGGATCTTCTAAATAAAATGCTTAGATGGCATATATACCTGGAATCAGGTAAGCCTGTAGATATGGGCGTCTTGGATAGTAGGCTTGAAGCATTGCTTGAGGACGAACTTTTTGCTCTTTACAAAAAGACATATCCGAGCGCTGACTATGATCAGATCTGGAGCGCATTTAATGCGGTGGCGACTCTTTGGAATAAAGCCGGAAATATGGTTGCAGATAGCTGCGGATTTCCATATCCGGAAAAAACAGAAATAGAAATGATGGAATTTATCGCAAGGCTTAAGGAAAATTAG
- a CDS encoding NUDIX domain-containing protein yields MEYTHFVSVAGLVCNDKDEILLLKSPTRGWEYPGGMVEPGETLQDALIREVKEETGVDVEITGFIGVCKNIQKDIVNIDFSCKYSGGNFVTSDESLDVKWVRRDEALDLVTFPLTKKRLENMLSACNAVSCFNFKKEPFEVVAEEKYTVGR; encoded by the coding sequence GTGGAATACACACATTTTGTTTCTGTAGCAGGTCTTGTATGCAATGACAAGGACGAGATCCTTTTACTAAAAAGTCCCACTAGAGGCTGGGAATATCCCGGCGGAATGGTTGAGCCAGGTGAAACACTTCAGGATGCACTGATCAGAGAAGTAAAAGAAGAAACCGGCGTAGACGTTGAAATTACCGGCTTCATAGGAGTATGTAAAAACATTCAGAAAGACATAGTTAATATAGATTTTTCCTGCAAATACTCAGGCGGAAACTTTGTAACAAGTGATGAAAGTCTGGATGTAAAATGGGTTCGCAGAGATGAAGCGCTGGACCTGGTAACATTTCCTTTGACCAAAAAGAGGCTGGAAAATATGTTATCCGCTTGCAATGCCGTCAGTTGCTTCAATTTCAAGAAAGAGCCTTTTGAGGTAGTTGCAGAAGAAAAATACACAGTTGGGAGATGA
- a CDS encoding GNAT family N-acetyltransferase — translation MIFQDNIIKEYLRNVYFISGTACGGKTTVTKALSEKYGIPVYIIDDQFTVHQLMSDKEHQPSMNTHFRDADEFFGRSVDEYKKWLLGNKREQLDYVLLDLIKLSRDQIILCDLHIVVEEADIITDPSRIAFMISKPENIVDTYCNRPDHKPFSDFIHSATDYEKAKATCEQTLTELNIEAYNYIKQSDYFWVERDNSRSVEDTAALVANHFGWRLLDDLSIEKVDKGTDLANELLSFIENCSWTEAKDHIADLVRNWEFTDWETLFVAKSKGKIIGMASAMKKDYYPLPDIYPWISCVFVSEEYRGQRISEKLIDHANEYLKEHGFRKSYIPAPVENVGLYEHYGYSFVKEITNYGGGDDLLYSKDI, via the coding sequence ATGATATTTCAAGACAATATAATTAAAGAGTATTTACGCAACGTTTATTTTATTTCAGGCACTGCTTGCGGCGGCAAGACAACAGTTACTAAGGCGCTCAGTGAAAAATACGGTATTCCCGTATATATTATTGATGATCAGTTCACAGTTCATCAGCTTATGTCAGACAAAGAGCATCAGCCCTCTATGAATACCCATTTCAGAGATGCGGATGAGTTCTTTGGAAGAAGCGTAGATGAGTATAAAAAATGGCTTTTGGGAAATAAGAGAGAGCAGCTCGACTATGTACTGCTTGATCTTATCAAACTTTCGAGAGATCAGATCATTTTGTGCGATCTCCATATCGTTGTAGAAGAAGCTGACATAATTACAGATCCTTCCAGAATTGCTTTCATGATTTCCAAGCCTGAGAATATTGTGGATACATATTGTAACCGTCCGGATCACAAACCGTTCAGCGATTTCATCCACAGTGCAACTGATTACGAAAAAGCCAAGGCAACATGTGAGCAGACTTTGACTGAACTAAACATTGAAGCATACAACTATATCAAGCAGAGCGATTACTTCTGGGTTGAGCGTGATAATAGCAGAAGTGTTGAAGATACTGCTGCTTTAGTTGCGAATCATTTCGGATGGCGTCTGCTGGATGATCTGTCTATCGAAAAGGTCGATAAAGGAACCGATCTTGCAAATGAACTCCTGTCTTTTATAGAGAACTGTTCTTGGACTGAAGCAAAAGATCACATTGCAGATCTCGTAAGGAACTGGGAATTTACCGATTGGGAGACATTGTTTGTTGCAAAGAGCAAGGGCAAAATAATCGGAATGGCATCCGCCATGAAAAAGGATTATTATCCCCTGCCTGATATTTATCCTTGGATATCCTGTGTATTTGTATCTGAAGAATACCGCGGACAAAGGATCAGCGAAAAGCTGATCGATCATGCAAATGAGTATCTGAAAGAGCATGGATTTAGAAAAAGCTATATCCCAGCACCTGTAGAAAATGTTGGATTGTATGAGCACTACGGATATTCGTTTGTAAAAGAGATCACTAATTACGGTGGCGGTGATGATCTTCTGTATTCAAAAGATATTTAA
- a CDS encoding SAP domain-containing protein: MQRPEFDSIKDYTEFCKYYWYRDELIKICKAHGLKATGSKIELNKVVEAYFSGEKILPEKKKSAKKKEVVVTELTLDTGLIACGFTFGNRFREFFKQQTREENFKFNVDMVATAKAVKESGDESFTLGDLLDIYYGKKTYATYDKSALQWNKFVKDFCADEATGIFNERLKAAAALWKIVRESDIKKEYSHDLLEEYKHILL, encoded by the coding sequence GTGCAACGACCAGAATTTGACAGCATAAAAGATTATACAGAATTCTGCAAATACTATTGGTATAGAGACGAACTTATCAAGATTTGCAAGGCTCATGGTCTTAAAGCTACCGGCAGCAAGATAGAACTTAATAAGGTTGTGGAGGCTTATTTTTCAGGTGAAAAGATTCTTCCGGAAAAGAAGAAATCAGCTAAAAAGAAAGAGGTAGTGGTAACAGAGCTTACATTAGATACAGGACTGATTGCCTGCGGCTTCACATTTGGAAATAGATTCAGAGAGTTCTTTAAGCAGCAGACAAGGGAAGAGAACTTTAAGTTCAATGTCGATATGGTTGCTACTGCAAAAGCGGTTAAAGAAAGCGGCGACGAAAGCTTTACCCTTGGAGATCTCTTGGATATATATTATGGGAAAAAGACGTATGCTACATACGATAAGTCAGCTCTTCAGTGGAATAAGTTTGTAAAAGATTTCTGCGCGGACGAAGCAACCGGTATATTCAATGAGAGGCTGAAAGCTGCTGCAGCTCTTTGGAAGATTGTCAGAGAGTCTGATATAAAAAAAGAGTATTCACATGATTTGTTAGAAGAGTATAAGCATATTTTATTATAA
- a CDS encoding GNAT family N-acetyltransferase: MLKKYYEKLFKQIAVDYNCTPEDLRKGEIIITKSEWNDGRRSYSPDMPFLQMATLGASTVIMADECLHEFLHGFIKDVEGHRLFELDNLLKLNDELKQYGYQMNSTHHMFLPCLDVTVSERFQVKWLYDSEIKQFYGDPRFPNAIAYPEPCPVRPDRIVVIATDGDNIMGMAGCSEDAPHWQQVGIDVLPEYRSRGIGTYLVTLLKNKIIEMDDTPFYGTAAANIMSQNIAIKSGFRPAWVETDAVKIIEDHS; this comes from the coding sequence ATGTTAAAAAAATATTATGAAAAGCTTTTTAAGCAGATAGCTGTTGATTATAACTGTACTCCGGAAGATTTGAGGAAGGGTGAGATCATCATCACAAAATCAGAATGGAATGATGGCAGAAGAAGTTACAGCCCGGATATGCCTTTTTTGCAAATGGCGACACTTGGAGCAAGCACAGTGATCATGGCTGATGAATGCCTGCATGAGTTTTTGCACGGTTTTATCAAAGATGTGGAGGGGCATAGACTGTTTGAACTTGATAATCTTCTAAAGCTAAATGACGAGCTGAAACAGTATGGTTATCAGATGAATTCTACACATCATATGTTTTTGCCCTGCCTTGATGTAACCGTATCAGAACGTTTTCAGGTGAAGTGGCTTTATGATAGTGAAATAAAGCAGTTCTACGGAGATCCGCGCTTTCCCAATGCGATTGCATATCCAGAGCCTTGCCCGGTACGGCCTGACAGGATCGTAGTCATTGCTACCGATGGAGATAATATTATGGGAATGGCAGGCTGCTCGGAAGATGCGCCGCACTGGCAGCAGGTTGGAATTGATGTGCTTCCTGAATACAGGTCAAGAGGAATTGGCACTTACCTGGTGACACTATTAAAGAACAAGATCATTGAGATGGACGATACACCTTTTTATGGAACGGCAGCAGCTAATATCATGTCACAAAACATTGCCATTAAAAGCGGATTCAGACCTGCATGGGTAGAAACTGATGCAGTTAAGATCATAGAAGATCATTCTTGA
- a CDS encoding class I SAM-dependent methyltransferase, whose protein sequence is MKDYSMQHKKAWEFDAYEFWVRTAGTPEERAAKDKENPKKMLKQYANYFDSYKGIKVANICGSCGKKAIPLALLGAEVTVFDISEANKKYAVETADAAGVKIGYEVCDIMEIDMNKYAGFFDVVFMEGGILHYFHDIDAFMKVMNNLLKPGGKMICSDFHPFTKISDALGLQQPTMSYFSTDIFEGEMAHARFYDEEIRKQIPKCLYRKYTISEIINSIIGNGFILERFDEHPSWENNMLPGEFTAIAIK, encoded by the coding sequence TTGAAAGATTACAGCATGCAACATAAGAAAGCCTGGGAGTTTGATGCTTACGAGTTCTGGGTTAGGACTGCAGGAACGCCGGAGGAAAGAGCAGCGAAGGACAAAGAAAATCCCAAGAAAATGCTGAAACAGTATGCAAACTATTTTGATTCATATAAGGGAATCAAAGTTGCCAATATATGCGGATCATGCGGCAAAAAAGCAATTCCGCTGGCACTTCTAGGAGCCGAAGTAACTGTTTTTGACATATCGGAAGCGAACAAAAAATATGCAGTAGAAACAGCAGATGCAGCAGGTGTCAAAATAGGCTACGAAGTCTGTGACATTATGGAAATCGATATGAACAAATACGCAGGTTTCTTTGATGTAGTATTCATGGAAGGTGGAATCCTTCATTACTTCCATGATATAGACGCCTTTATGAAAGTTATGAACAACCTTCTTAAACCCGGTGGAAAGATGATCTGCAGCGATTTTCATCCTTTCACCAAGATTTCTGATGCACTCGGATTACAGCAGCCTACAATGAGCTACTTCTCCACAGATATATTCGAAGGTGAGATGGCACATGCAAGGTTCTATGACGAAGAAATCCGTAAGCAGATTCCAAAGTGCCTATACAGAAAGTATACAATCAGCGAGATCATCAATTCTATAATCGGAAATGGGTTCATATTGGAGAGATTTGATGAGCACCCATCTTGGGAAAATAATATGCTCCCAGGGGAGTTTACAGCTATAGCTATTAAATAG
- a CDS encoding NUDIX domain-containing protein, translated as MNAKLRNMTSIYLMKNDKVLLLYRQGGRVVNDVWTGSAGGHFEENELNDAKACVIREMKEELGLNPEDIDGLTLRYVTLRYTKDEIRQNYYFFAELKDNVNDDLKSNEGISKWFPIDEIVGLEMPFTAKYVVKHYYEVGRTTDKAYVGVTTNEGVDFMELSET; from the coding sequence ATGAATGCTAAGCTCAGAAATATGACAAGTATCTATCTTATGAAAAATGATAAAGTTTTGCTCTTATACAGACAAGGCGGAAGAGTCGTTAATGACGTGTGGACAGGCTCTGCAGGTGGTCATTTTGAAGAAAATGAGTTAAATGATGCAAAGGCCTGTGTCATTAGAGAGATGAAAGAAGAACTTGGCTTAAATCCGGAAGATATTGACGGTCTTACATTGAGATATGTAACCCTCAGATATACTAAGGATGAGATAAGACAGAATTACTATTTCTTTGCAGAACTTAAAGATAATGTAAATGATGATCTAAAATCCAACGAAGGTATATCTAAATGGTTTCCAATTGATGAAATTGTAGGCCTCGAAATGCCATTTACTGCTAAGTATGTAGTTAAGCATTATTATGAAGTTGGACGTACAACAGATAAGGCGTATGTTGGCGTAACAACAAATGAAGGCGTCGATTTCATGGAACTTAGCGAGACATAA
- a CDS encoding response regulator: protein MKKRYIIIINILIIGLILFIIVKYANDRATESDYSSIASFENMTTTTAQIIANYLEDEQHLCDIWANYINGSADAGTPMTIEEAISYIRKAKISPEISGHLIYIDDGSMAGISTTASTTDPSDYSVKYSHISIFENLEISNVNGAVNLTRAYTNPLNGVQSIAFLNNVKVVDSETGAMREGLIIRVVPVSRLEQKLVFLKGEYENVEISLIDWDGDYMIHGKSLKNSNFFEYFKSYNPMSTQEYNKVMDAIRTGTGSMHIRNSKREDSVIAYTPLSGIESWFLVAYIPAKELTASRSIDWLLLGIVSVGLMVLLHFNIFILLKFNRKLSVAAQAANQANEAKSLFLSTMSHDIRTPMNAIIGMNEMILRKSSDDETLMYSESIRTAGNTLLGIINDILDFSKIEAGKMEIIDVDYNFVSLLNDLVNMVQRRAEEKGLSFELDVDRNIPGIMHGDEIRIKQVITNILSNAVKYTKEGGIVFSVSGQKCEDNEDYVILHVSVKDTGIGIKKEDLDRLFVAFERIEEKRNRNIEGTGLGMAIAQSFLEMMDSKLQVESEYGKGSVFSFDLKQKVVKWEPIGDFDTAFKRFLSERKKYRVQFVAPKAKMLVVDDTEVNLKVFCSLLSETRMQIETADSGDACIALFKRIRYDVIFLDHMMPDKDGIETLKEMKALLDTPNKDTPVICLTANAVSGMREMYINAGFDDYLTKPIDTGRLESMLLRYLPPELVEKPADTSGDDDKKAEAKRSILVVDSDIAFLRQVKEWLSDSYNVVVVKSKEQALTYLEKHDADLILIDLNEESQNGFDKSKIIRNNFREIDRDEIISQVNEFFDDSTITRL from the coding sequence TTGAAGAAAAGATATATCATTATCATTAATATATTGATAATAGGTTTGATTCTTTTCATTATCGTGAAGTATGCCAACGATAGGGCAACAGAATCAGACTATTCTTCGATTGCGTCTTTTGAGAATATGACGACCACAACAGCGCAGATCATCGCCAATTATCTGGAGGATGAGCAGCATCTGTGCGACATTTGGGCCAACTATATAAACGGGTCAGCGGATGCTGGAACTCCGATGACAATTGAAGAGGCCATATCATATATTAGAAAAGCAAAGATATCTCCTGAAATATCAGGACACCTAATCTATATCGATGACGGATCCATGGCTGGAATTTCAACTACTGCCAGCACTACTGACCCGTCGGATTATTCTGTAAAATATTCCCATATATCTATTTTTGAAAACCTTGAGATCAGTAACGTAAACGGCGCTGTCAACCTGACAAGGGCTTATACCAATCCGCTTAACGGTGTTCAGTCCATAGCCTTTCTAAACAATGTAAAGGTTGTGGATAGTGAAACAGGCGCTATGAGAGAGGGGCTTATCATCCGCGTAGTACCTGTTAGCCGTCTTGAGCAAAAGCTGGTTTTTTTGAAGGGTGAGTACGAAAATGTAGAAATATCCCTTATAGACTGGGATGGCGACTACATGATCCACGGCAAGTCCCTCAAAAACAGTAATTTCTTTGAGTACTTCAAATCCTATAATCCAATGTCTACTCAGGAATATAACAAGGTGATGGATGCTATCCGCACAGGTACAGGTTCCATGCATATCCGTAATTCAAAAAGAGAAGACAGTGTGATTGCCTATACGCCGTTAAGCGGTATTGAGTCCTGGTTCCTGGTGGCTTATATCCCGGCAAAAGAGCTGACGGCCAGCAGGTCCATAGACTGGCTACTATTGGGAATAGTATCAGTAGGCCTTATGGTCCTTCTTCATTTCAATATTTTTATACTCCTTAAATTTAATAGAAAGCTCTCTGTTGCAGCGCAGGCGGCCAATCAGGCTAATGAAGCCAAATCTCTTTTCCTGTCCACCATGTCTCATGATATCAGAACGCCTATGAATGCCATCATCGGCATGAATGAAATGATATTAAGAAAAAGTAGTGATGATGAGACTCTGATGTATTCCGAGAGCATCAGGACTGCAGGGAACACCCTTCTTGGGATTATCAATGATATTCTCGATTTTTCCAAGATTGAAGCGGGCAAGATGGAGATCATAGATGTAGATTATAACTTTGTATCTCTTTTGAACGATCTTGTAAATATGGTTCAGCGCAGGGCTGAGGAAAAAGGGCTGTCTTTTGAACTTGATGTTGATAGAAATATACCGGGAATTATGCACGGCGACGAGATAAGGATTAAGCAGGTTATAACCAACATCCTTTCAAACGCTGTCAAATACACCAAAGAAGGCGGCATTGTTTTTTCCGTATCAGGACAAAAATGTGAAGATAATGAAGACTACGTGATCCTTCATGTCAGTGTGAAGGATACCGGAATAGGAATTAAGAAAGAAGACCTTGACAGGCTTTTTGTAGCCTTTGAGAGAATTGAGGAAAAGAGGAATCGAAACATTGAAGGTACCGGCCTTGGAATGGCTATTGCCCAGAGCTTCCTTGAAATGATGGATAGTAAACTACAGGTGGAAAGCGAATATGGCAAGGGATCTGTCTTTTCTTTTGACCTAAAACAGAAGGTCGTAAAGTGGGAGCCGATTGGAGATTTTGATACTGCCTTCAAGCGCTTCCTTAGCGAACGGAAGAAGTACAGGGTACAGTTTGTGGCACCAAAGGCAAAAATGCTGGTGGTTGACGATACAGAGGTTAACCTGAAGGTGTTCTGTAGCCTCCTTAGTGAGACCAGGATGCAGATAGAAACTGCAGATAGCGGAGATGCCTGCATAGCTTTATTTAAGCGGATTCGTTACGATGTGATCTTCCTTGATCACATGATGCCAGACAAGGATGGCATTGAAACCTTGAAGGAAATGAAGGCTCTTTTGGATACGCCTAATAAGGATACACCTGTGATCTGCCTTACAGCTAACGCAGTTTCCGGAATGCGCGAGATGTACATAAATGCAGGATTTGATGACTACCTGACAAAGCCTATTGATACAGGAAGACTTGAGAGCATGCTCCTTAGGTACCTGCCTCCGGAGCTGGTGGAGAAGCCGGCGGATACTTCGGGAGATGATGATAAAAAAGCTGAAGCTAAGCGCAGCATATTAGTAGTAGATAGTGATATAGCTTTTTTGCGACAGGTTAAGGAGTGGTTATCAGATAGCTATAACGTAGTAGTGGTCAAGTCTAAAGAACAGGCTCTTACGTATCTTGAAAAGCATGATGCTGATCTTATACTTATTGATCTGAACGAGGAATCGCAAAACGGTTTTGATAAATCAAAGATCATCCGAAATAATTTCAGAGAAATAGATCGTGACGAGATCATATCACAAGTAAATGAGTTTTTTGACGATTCTACCATAACACGCTTGTAG
- a CDS encoding ABC transporter substrate-binding protein has product MSKHITKIISTALVIMLVLGTAGCSQSTNKSKEFTPKYSSDTTYKLSVAGTYSNFESLESVFERFYTYYPNGEIVYTYLDDYSNTIGQALAGQEPPDIYVVQPWMYGDERFDPLFDGAEVLSDPELNINLDCIRQGLRWEMNDGEILALPVFATSYGMLVNMDIFEKENLEVPKTFGELKETCEKLKAAGYASPVMGADTNTTPGIGYSFAYPMFAKKVKDDRSVEGDLNNLVPSAGEVMREPLTRLKELVDSGCIDIDKCKAEIEDDYNAVIMRFFEGDVPMMICSGDVVSGTKKRESKSEAFTANPFKYDFYVAPSGDDGGYYMDSMSILFSVNKNSDSLDMTNEFIRFLTSEKELGLMAQEKRLITPTKDYSLDEVYASLSGFPEDRTVNFRDTEILDTAVKEFRAAAYAVINGEMTVDEAVAAYGTIAGK; this is encoded by the coding sequence ATGAGTAAACACATTACAAAAATCATTTCCACGGCTCTTGTAATAATGCTGGTACTTGGCACAGCAGGGTGTAGTCAGAGTACAAATAAAAGTAAAGAGTTTACACCTAAATACTCATCGGATACCACGTATAAGCTGTCTGTAGCTGGTACATATTCTAACTTTGAGTCTTTGGAAAGTGTCTTTGAGAGATTCTATACTTACTATCCAAATGGCGAGATCGTGTATACCTACCTTGATGATTACAGCAATACCATCGGGCAGGCTCTGGCAGGTCAGGAGCCGCCGGATATTTATGTCGTTCAGCCCTGGATGTATGGCGACGAGCGGTTTGATCCTTTGTTTGATGGGGCTGAAGTCCTTTCTGATCCTGAACTTAATATAAATCTTGATTGCATTCGTCAGGGACTTAGATGGGAGATGAATGATGGAGAAATACTGGCGCTTCCGGTATTTGCCACGTCCTATGGAATGCTTGTAAACATGGATATATTTGAAAAAGAAAACCTCGAAGTACCTAAGACCTTTGGAGAGCTGAAAGAAACCTGCGAAAAGCTTAAGGCAGCAGGCTATGCTTCTCCTGTTATGGGCGCTGATACCAATACAACACCGGGAATAGGCTACTCCTTTGCTTATCCAATGTTCGCCAAAAAAGTTAAGGATGACAGAAGTGTAGAAGGTGATCTTAACAATCTTGTTCCTTCTGCAGGCGAAGTGATGAGAGAGCCTTTGACCAGGTTAAAAGAGCTTGTGGACAGCGGCTGCATAGATATAGACAAATGCAAAGCAGAAATTGAAGACGATTATAATGCTGTTATCATGCGATTTTTTGAAGGCGATGTGCCTATGATGATCTGCTCCGGTGACGTTGTGTCCGGAACCAAAAAACGTGAGAGTAAATCAGAAGCTTTTACAGCGAATCCTTTCAAGTATGACTTCTATGTAGCTCCTTCAGGAGATGATGGCGGATACTATATGGATTCCATGTCTATCCTGTTTAGCGTCAATAAAAATAGTGATAGCCTCGATATGACTAATGAATTCATAAGATTCCTTACAAGTGAAAAAGAGCTTGGACTTATGGCGCAGGAAAAGAGGCTTATAACTCCTACTAAGGATTATTCTCTGGATGAAGTTTATGCTTCGCTTTCGGGATTCCCGGAGGATAGGACTGTTAACTTTAGAGATACAGAAATACTTGATACTGCGGTAAAAGAATTCAGGGCAGCAGCATATGCTGTTATAAATGGCGAGATGACAGTGGATGAGGCGGTGGCAGCCTATGGAACGATAGCTGGAAAATAA
- a CDS encoding Hpt domain-containing protein: MNINIPGIDIEKAIKNSGSEELFIELLNDVYKLMDDKSSLIETYLKDKDIQNYTIQVHSLKTTCRMIGAMDLGEDFFTLEKLGKENNLEQIEKLTPDVLNSFRSLKPYLEPFASKKGGAKNAFDKNAFSEILHKLIAAIDDFDLGACEEAMKKLLSYNCTTELFGKVEALDKLVSNLDYDEAKNLSSQILDKL; the protein is encoded by the coding sequence ATGAACATTAATATCCCCGGTATTGATATAGAAAAAGCCATCAAAAACTCAGGTTCTGAAGAACTCTTCATAGAGCTTCTTAATGATGTCTACAAACTCATGGATGATAAAAGTTCTCTGATAGAAACATACCTTAAAGATAAAGACATTCAAAACTACACAATTCAGGTTCATTCCCTCAAGACCACCTGCCGCATGATCGGCGCTATGGATCTTGGAGAGGATTTCTTTACTCTTGAAAAGCTTGGAAAAGAAAACAATCTGGAGCAAATTGAAAAACTCACTCCAGATGTTTTAAACTCTTTTAGATCCTTAAAGCCTTATCTTGAACCCTTTGCTTCAAAAAAGGGTGGGGCAAAAAATGCTTTTGATAAGAATGCCTTTTCTGAAATCCTGCATAAACTTATTGCCGCTATAGATGACTTTGATCTTGGCGCCTGTGAAGAAGCGATGAAAAAGCTTCTTTCTTATAACTGTACAACTGAACTTTTCGGTAAGGTGGAAGCCTTGGATAAACTTGTTTCCAATCTTGATTATGATGAGGCCAAAAATTTATCTAGCCAAATATTAGACAAGCTCTAA